The Phormidium sp. PBR-2020 DNA segment TGAAATCAACAATCCTGTCAGCTTTATTCTGGGTAATCTTCCCCATGCTCAAAGCTATACCGAAGAACTGCTTGAGTTACTACAGCTCTATCAAAAACGTTACCCAGACCCCGATCCAAAACTGAAGGATAACTTAGAAGGTATTGACATTGCCTATATTGCTGAGGATTTTCTCAAACTCTTAAAGTCCATGAAAGCCGGTGCAACTCGTATTGAGAAAATCGTGCAATCCTTGCGAACCTTTAGCCATCTCGATGAAGCTGAAATTAAATTAGTTCAACTTCAGGAGCATCTTGAGAATACTTTAGCCTTGAGCTTATCCCAAGTCCGTGAGGCTGGGGAATCGCTCCGAATTAAGGTTGTGAAACATTACCAGGAACTGCCACCCCTGGTCTGTCATATTGGACAGCTCAATCAAGTGTTTATTAACATCATTGGCAATGCCATAGATGCCTTGCAGGAGCGAGTTCACGAGATGCCATCCCAGCACTGCGAGACCAATAATCGCCCCACGTTAACTCTCACCACTGACCAGACCACAGACGAGGACGGACGGGACTTTATCATCATTACCATCCAAGATAATGGCGTGGGTATCGACCCAGATCAACAGGACAAAATCTTCGATCCCTTCTATAGCAGTAAACCCATTGGCCAAGGAACAGGCTTGGGACTGACGAGTAGTTACGACATTGTCGTCAAACAGCATCAGGGAAAACTGACGGTTGACTCAACTCCAGGCCAGGGGAGTCGCTTCTCAATTTGGCTGCCGACAGACTTACCCCTCCCAGACTAGCCTTTTCCCCTCACTGACCCACAACCGGAAACGGATGCGATAAGCTTGAAACATAACACCCTGGAGCGAGGACAATCACGACTATGGCTGGATTTGGCAATCTGTTTCAGAAAGCATTTTATCTAGGAGTGGGTTTAGCCTCCTATGCCGGGGAGCAGGCAGGTGAGAAACTCATCGAGTTACGAGAAACCGCCCAGAAGCTGGCCGATGAGTTAGTTGAACGGGGCGAAATGAATGCTGAGGAGGCCCGTCGTTTTGTCGAGGATATGGTCAATCAGGGCCAACGACAGGCCAACCCGAAGGCTCAAGTTCGAGAGGAGACTGGCCCCAAAGAACCCCGACGCATTGAAATTCTCGATGATGACGAGGAGGCTTCCGAGACGTCTGCGACCTCGACGGATACCTCAACCTCAGACTCAGGTGTAGAGCATTTACACCAACAGGTGCAATCCCTTCAAGATGAATTGCGCCGTTTGCAGCAAGACCAATAAATCATGGAAGATTGGCTAACCGAATGGGTGAATACCGTTGAAAAGACTGTGACAGAAGCGATTGTCCACACGGCTGAATCGATTGAAGCTTGGACAGATGAGGTCGTAGAGCAGTTAGATCAACAGCTTGAGGAGACCGTCATCTGGTCTCAGGAGCGTTCTGATGACGTCTATCAGCAACTCCGGGAGGTGTTTCCCTTGGACGAACTGTCTCAAGAGATCGATCGCACCCTTGACGATTGGTTAGAGGGGTTAGAGTTTCTGTTGTTTGATGAGGACTCGGGAGATTGGGACATCCAGGACTCAGAGAGAAATTCCGAGCCGTTTGTTCATATTACTTACGTACATCCAAGCAAATCCACCCATCCAGCTTGTATCAACTGTCAGCATTATCACGGACATCAGTATGGCGATACGCTCTTGGTTTGTGGGATGCACCCGTATGGCTGGGAGGGGGAGGACTGTCCTGATTGGGAAGGCACCCGTTAGGGGAGATGGCCAATTAGGGACAACCTGTTAATTCTCCCCGGATGCAACGTTGAGTGCAGCTTGCGGAGAGTTGTTGAATCTCCTCTGGACTGTTGGGAGCTTCAGCCTCAACGGCCCGTTCTAAACATTGCACGACGGCTTGCTGGCGTTGGCGTTCAATCTGGGATACCCAGATCCAGATTCCGCCACCCAGGACTAGCCAAAGAAGGATGAATAGCCAGTAAGGAAAGGACGGATTACGATTTAACGGAGACATAAATCCTGAACAATAAACAGTTGGCGATGGCGACAGCATTGCTGAAGATGCCTGACGCTGTCGGGAGACAGGACCCTAGATGGTTTTCTGCGTAATTCTACACTAATAATGGGCTAATCTCAGACATTAAGTCAAAAAAATTACGTAGTTATACGTGGGCGGATACCTGGGCAGCCGTTGATTGGCGGTGAGCTGGCTTGTCTTGAAGGGGGAGAGGCGGGGAGGCTTGGGGCGTTGCGGCGATCGCCGCCTGGCCAAAAATTCAATTCTGGTTCACACTAAAAGATGACCTGACGCTCTTAACGGGACATGCTCCTGTATCATCCTTGCCCATGGATAGGACTGCTGCTAACTATACGTTTTCCTGGATTCATCAAATCGCGGAAATCCCCAAAGCCGCCTGGGACCCCCTCGCGCAACCCCTGACATCGCCGTTTTTTGAGTGGGATTGGCTGCATAATTTGGAGTCTTCCGGAAGTGCGACGGGAAAAGCCGGCTGGATGCCTTGTCATCTCACCGTCTGGCGCGATCGCACCCTTGTCGCCGCCGCGCCTCTGTATCTGAAGGGCCATAGCTACGGCGAGTTTGTCTTCGATCATCAATTTGCCGATCTCTCGGAGCGTTTGGGCATCTCCTATTACCCGAAACTCCTGGGAATGAGTCCTTTTACCCCGGCTGAGGGCTATCGCTTTTTAATTGCTCCCGATGAAGATGAGGCGGAACTGCTGGGGTTGATGGTGGCAGAAATTGACCATTTCTGCGATCGCAACCAAATCAGTAGCTGTCATTTCCTCTATGTTGACCCAGATTGGCAATCTCGCCTACAAGAGAGTGGCTTTTCCCCTTGGCGACATCACAACTACATTTGGCACAATGATAGCTATGGCAGTTTTGATGAGTATCTCAAGGCATTTAATGCCAATCAGCGGCGCAATATCAAGCGAGAACGTAAGGCCATGGCGAAAGCGGGGTTAACCCTGAAAACTCTCAGTGGCGATGAGATTCCTCGGGCCCTGTTCCCGCTCATGTACCGCTTTTATGAAAATACCTGTGATAAGTTCGGCTGGTGGGGGAGTAAGTACCTAACGAAACGCTTTTTTGAGCAACTCTATGCCACCTATCGTCATCGGGTTCTTTTTGTAGCCGCCTATCCTGACTCGTCTGGGGCCGATGAGCGGCATCCGTTGGGCATGTCGTTTTGTTTAACCAAGGGCGATCGCCTCTATGGACGGTATTGGGGCAGTCATGACGAGATTAACTGTCTCCATTTTAATGTCTGCTATTACAGTCCCATCGAATGGGCGATCGACCACAATATCCAAATTTTCGATCCCGGTGCCGGAGGCCGCCATAAAAAACGTCGAGGTTTCCCCGCAACCCCCAACGTCAGCCTACATCGCTTTTATCCCTCACGACTCCGTAAAATCATTTTGCCCTATCTCCAACAGGTGAATGAGATGGAAGAACGAGAGGTGGCCGCGATTAATCAGGAGTTACCCTTTGCCCGTCAGGAGAACTAGAGAGTTTACGAAGGATAAACACTCAGCTCCGGACAATCAATAGTCGAGCTTAGATTGTCTAATGAGATGTTTGCTGTTTTTGTGTGTATTGATTTATGTGGCGATTACTATCAAAAGCTAAGGGGACCCGTGGGGGCGGGGGGCATCCGTCTCCCTCCCTACTCATGGCGGGGATATTGGGGATGCTGTTTCCTCTAATTGGCACAGGTTGTACGATAGAGAGCGCCCCCGAGCCTGGGGTAGAGTCTCAGACAAGCAATACATCTATGGCGAGCCAACAGCAATCGATTCGGGTGATGCCCCTGGGGGATTCCATCACCGACGGCTATAACGTTCCGGGGGGCTACCGCATCAACCTGTGGGCCGCCCTAGAGGAACGGGGCGATCGCATTGAGTTTGTCGGCAACCAAGAAAACGGCCCCCCCGAACTGCCCGATCGCAACCATCAAGGTCATTCCGGCTGGCGCATTGACGAACTCCACCGCCGAGTGGGGGATTGGTTAGAAACTGCCGAACCGGACGTTATCCTATTACTCATTGGCACCAACGACATTGTGCAGGGCCATAGCCTCGATACCGCCCCCGCCCGTCTCAATGCTCTCATCGATGAGCTATTTCGCCATCGTCCCCAAGCCCAAATTTTTGTCGGTTCCATTCCTCCCATCGACGAAGTCAATCTCAATGCACGGGTTGAAGCCTACAACCAGGCGATCGCCCAAAACATCCAGGCCCGTCAATCCCAAGGCGATCGGCTAACGTTCGTTGACCTCTACAGCGGCCTAACCCCCGAAGACTTAGCCGACGGCATTCATCCCAACCGCCAAGGACATGACAAAATCGCCCAAATGTGGTACGAAGCCTGGACTCAGCACCACTAACCCCAAACCCCCCATTGCCTACTGCCTATTGCCCAGGGCGACCACAAGGGTACGCCCCTACGTCTTTTCTACTGCCTACTGCCTTCTTGTCCCCTATTGACAAATCTCAAGCAGTTCTGCCAGAACCGTTCCATCATCACGCCCTGCCTCAATCTCTTGTTCGAGTTCCACAAACTCCTCAAAACTGTACCGTTGCTGAATTTCCTCAATGGCACAGGTACAAGAGCGTTGCAGCGCCGGATCGCCCCCAGTACAATTTTCCAGGAAGCGAGCAACCGCCTCAGGGGGATAACCGGACTCAACCGCCCCATTCGCTGGCGTTTCTTCTGGAGTGGGTGAGGGGTCGGTGGCGGGGTCGTCCGACGGTTCCACACAAGCCATAAGAGCGAGTAAGACCGTCAAGAGTCCGGCGAACCTCAGCAGTTGTTGAGAAACCTTCATTATCAACATAAATAAGACAAAATCCCCATGATTTTACCCCCCTTTGCCCCGTCAGAGCCAGCGACTGAGAAAGTGCCAAAAGCGATCGCCAAACAAAACCGCCAGCAGACCAAAGCATAACCCCAGTAAGCCAATTGAAAATAGACTCGCAACAACAGAAACTCCCCAGATATCGGGAGAGAAAAAAGCAATCACAATGCCAAAAAGAAAGCCGCCGCTAAAACGAGCCACAGTTTGTAAACGATTGAGGCGACGGCGAGGTGACGGATCAGACATGAAAACAGCTCAAGGACATAATAAACAGGACATACTTAAGTGGGAACGAGTTCTCCGGGACGCAGCTTCGACCATTTCCCCATCTCAGCTTTAAAGCTTTCACAGCCCACCACATCCCATTCCATTTCAATATCCCCACCCTCGGGAGTGCGGATATTCACATTAATGGTAGGCTCAACGGGCTGAAAGTCAGGAGTTTCGGTCAAATGAGACTGTTGATGCTGATGTTCCACTTCATGATAGGTGGCACAGCGATCGACATAATGGCAGTTGACACAGATACACATGGTATAAACGTCTTTGCACGACAGGTTGCACTTTCTGTTAGTTTAACGTAGGGATTTGAGAATGCCCCAATTGGGGGTAGAGATGGTTTTGGTCATGGGGAACGCATTAATGGGCGATTGGGGAATTGGGAGTCTGATCATGGAGGAGCTGGTCATGGGTGAGGACAAACCAACAGTGTTTTCCCCCCAGACTTGGGGCTTTTCCCTGGAGGATTT contains these protein-coding regions:
- a CDS encoding GAF domain-containing sensor histidine kinase, translated to MPAAPYPDNEAERQQALEQYNLLDSLPEQDFDDITILAAQICQTPIALVSLIDRDRQWFKSKVGLDAEETPRDQAFCAHAILEPSNVLVVPNAEADPRFADNPLVTGGPQIRFYAGAPLQTPEGQAIGTLCTIDSQPREITPAQIQALQALSRQVVAQMELRRNVKQLRHTLKQLQRTQASLIQTEKMSALGRFVAGIAHEINNPVSFILGNLPHAQSYTEELLELLQLYQKRYPDPDPKLKDNLEGIDIAYIAEDFLKLLKSMKAGATRIEKIVQSLRTFSHLDEAEIKLVQLQEHLENTLALSLSQVREAGESLRIKVVKHYQELPPLVCHIGQLNQVFINIIGNAIDALQERVHEMPSQHCETNNRPTLTLTTDQTTDEDGRDFIIITIQDNGVGIDPDQQDKIFDPFYSSKPIGQGTGLGLTSSYDIVVKQHQGKLTVDSTPGQGSRFSIWLPTDLPLPD
- a CDS encoding GNAT family N-acetyltransferase, translated to MDRTAANYTFSWIHQIAEIPKAAWDPLAQPLTSPFFEWDWLHNLESSGSATGKAGWMPCHLTVWRDRTLVAAAPLYLKGHSYGEFVFDHQFADLSERLGISYYPKLLGMSPFTPAEGYRFLIAPDEDEAELLGLMVAEIDHFCDRNQISSCHFLYVDPDWQSRLQESGFSPWRHHNYIWHNDSYGSFDEYLKAFNANQRRNIKRERKAMAKAGLTLKTLSGDEIPRALFPLMYRFYENTCDKFGWWGSKYLTKRFFEQLYATYRHRVLFVAAYPDSSGADERHPLGMSFCLTKGDRLYGRYWGSHDEINCLHFNVCYYSPIEWAIDHNIQIFDPGAGGRHKKRRGFPATPNVSLHRFYPSRLRKIILPYLQQVNEMEEREVAAINQELPFARQEN
- a CDS encoding SGNH/GDSL hydrolase family protein, whose product is MASQQQSIRVMPLGDSITDGYNVPGGYRINLWAALEERGDRIEFVGNQENGPPELPDRNHQGHSGWRIDELHRRVGDWLETAEPDVILLLIGTNDIVQGHSLDTAPARLNALIDELFRHRPQAQIFVGSIPPIDEVNLNARVEAYNQAIAQNIQARQSQGDRLTFVDLYSGLTPEDLADGIHPNRQGHDKIAQMWYEAWTQHH
- a CDS encoding Ycf34 family protein, whose amino-acid sequence is MCICVNCHYVDRCATYHEVEHQHQQSHLTETPDFQPVEPTINVNIRTPEGGDIEMEWDVVGCESFKAEMGKWSKLRPGELVPT